Genomic DNA from Lactuca sativa cultivar Salinas chromosome 8, Lsat_Salinas_v11, whole genome shotgun sequence:
TGTAGCTCTTATCCATGTTTTTTATGATCTTAATTTTCAGGTTAAGTGGTTGGTGGACATCTTTAGAGCTAGGATTGTTGATATTTCACAGGACTCATTAACCATTGAAGTAACTGGTGACCCTGGAAAAATGGTTGCAGTGCAAAGAAATTTAAGCAAGTTTGGAATCCGAGAAGTTGCAAGGACTGGAAAGGTAATAAATTATAACTTAAAGTACATTGCTCTAATCATTCacatctttattttattttatttttatttttataaagtacattgctatatctTATATTTGTAGATTGCCTTGAGAAGAGAAAAAATGGGTGAATCTGCTCCTTTCTGGAGATTTTCAGCAGCTTCATATCCAGACCTTGAAACTCCTCTTCAGACCAAAACAAAAACAGAATATCTGGATACTGATACATCAGTTGGGGTAAATtagtaaatctctctctctctctctctctctttttttttttatacccaaatattatattaatttcaattaattttcTATGAAGGGAGATGTTTATCCAGTTGAGTCTAATGATGACTATGCATTCAATCAAGTTCTTGATGCACATTGGGGTGTTCTTAACGAAGAAGATGTAAGAAATTATTCTCAtttcttaatttaaaaaaaaaacatatattttataaattttttaatgCTTGTAGACAACCGGGCTTCGCTCACACACTTTATCAATGATTGTAAACGACTCTCCTGGAGTCCTCAATATAGTAACAGGAGTTTTTGCTCGTAGAGGCTACAACATTCAGgtatatatttttatgtttttttatttattctcTTCAATTTTcctttttatgaaatttttttaatatttttcataTCAGAGCTTAGCAGTTGGTCATGCAGAAGTAGAGGGACGTTCCAGGATTACAACTGTTGTCCCTGGGACAGATGAGTCGATTAGCAAATTGGTGCAACAATTATATAAATTGATAGAGGTTCATGATGTGagtatatgttatatttatatataacaaTTATAAAATGATCTGTttagttaaaaataaattttaagtaAAACACATGGTTTATTAATTTATTCAGGTTATTGATTTGACATCGATGCCATTTGCTGAACGAGAATTGATGCTGATTAAGGTTGCTGTGAATTCGACAGCTAGACGCAATGTTCTTGATATTGCTAGCATATTTAGGGCTAAACCTGTTGATGTGTCGGATCATACAATTACACTTGAGGTTAATTATGTTGTTTTTCTTTTGAGTTACTTATTTGTTGACTATTAGCAAtaaatgattattattatttttttttgttgtgatTTTCAGGTTACTGGGGATATAAATAAGATGGTTGCATTGCAGAGATTGTTGGAGCCGTGTGGAATTTGTGAGGTGGCAAGAACCGGGCGGGTCGCACTGACCCGTGAATCGGGTGTTGATTCGTCTTACCTTCGTGGGTATTCGTATCCTGTTTGATTTTTGATGTTTGTCAAGTGTTTTATTTTTTTGGGTATAAATTGACAAAATAAAATTGTCACGTTTTGACTtcttgttattgttattgttaagtCTTTAATCGTTTTTTGGACTCAATTGGCCATGAAACGTTTTTGGTTTTGTGTGAAAATTGAtcgattttgaaaaaaaataaaatacgaAGGGTTTATTTATCCGGTTACGTCGTTGGTCCAAATTGACAAATCTCAAAACAAACACGAGCACTAGAGCTATGGGCTCAAGACTAAAATtgcaaaataaattatataaacaaGTTTAATCTAGTACACATTATGACATGCCAAAAATCCAAACAAGAAAATTAAGATGAAATATTCTTACATGCTAATCAAAGTGGAACCAATTGATTCTTTTTGCCTTTGAGGTTTTGGAAAATTGTCTCTAAACTAGAGCTATGGGTCATATCAAAGTACAAAAGCAATGAGTCATTCAAAACAAATCTTCCATTTTATTTTGTAACCTCGATTTAATGAGGCCTACTGTAGATAATGAACTCTCCAATGTAGCAGCAGAAAAATAAAATTTCTAGTAATCGACACATATCACCTCTTTGAAATGGCACATTAGCACTTTTAGGATTTAAAGTTGTTGATAGTGTCATCGAGACATCATTAAACTGATGATCTATTTTCCATTAACCTGTAGTTAATGATGTTCAAGTAGACTAATCGTCCCATCTTCCATACTTTTCTTTTTCCAATATCACTTTAGTGGATGCAACTTGCGTCAGTATTATTTTAAGATTCTCTTTGTAAAGGTTGATAAAGTAAAGGGGTGCTGCTACATGCGTCAGTTAAATCAGTTTTTCAGATATTATATCATTTTAAAAATTGAATATTGGGTGAAGTTTAATCCTTGAAAATATATTTGAGATATTTTAGGCCGTGATTTATGTTGCCCACATAGAACATGTGGTTTTTTTTTctgacttgataccttcaaaccCTACTTTTAAGTTATGTTCAAAGCATCATCAATCAATTCTCTTGGAAGTCAAAAATCCGTTGACAAAATTAGAACGAAAAGGAAAACCAAAAAGAAAATTGAGAAAAGGTAATCAACATGATAATCGAAAATTAGATAAAAGAAACAGAATCAAAACATAAAATGTGGAAGAGAGGAGGCAGCTTACACGGTGGCGGTGGTGGAGACAAATTGCTGCGGAAGGGCAACAACATGGTGGCGGTGGCAATCGACAAAGACAAAAACAGCCAACACGCTCTCAAATGGACCATCGAACACCTGCTTACCCGCGGCCAAACCGTCGTCCTCATTCACGTCATTCGGAAACCAGGCAATTCTAATTCTTCTCTTCCTAATTTTCTCTCTAACTTCAATAACTCGATCAATGAATCATAAACCTGCAATTGGGAATGCAGGTGGAGGAGTCGATGCATCTGCTGCCATTAAGCAACAATATGAGAAGCAAACCAAAGACCTGTTCCTCACCTTCCATTGCTTCTGTACCCGTAAACAAGTACGCAATTTaccacatttttttttaaaattttatttagtgTTTTTGAATTCAAATCCGTTTTGCTACAGATACAGTGCTTCGATGTCATACTCGAAGATACAAACATCGCAAAAGTGCTCGCGGAATACGCTAATTACGCCGCGATagaggttttggtccttggagcATCTTCGCGACATGGTTTCATTAGGTCAAAATGATCAATTTCCTTCTGGTATGGTATTGTTTCTATTGATCCAAATCGGATTTTTGACTAATCATGAAATAAACATTCATGGCGATAGATTCCGGAGTTCTGATGTTCCGAGCCACGTCATGAAATCGGCACCGGATTTTTGCACCGTTTACGTCATCTCAAAAGGAAAAATATCCACCGCGAAGAAATCTTCAAAATCAGCTCCGTTTCCATCTCCGATACGCGAGAAAATCGAAGAGCTATCTATCAACTTAGAAGCAAGCGTACGCCGGAAGGATAGTATTAGCTTACGAAGTCTGTAATTATTGATCTCCTGTTAAACTATGCTCCGAATCCCTAAAAATTTATTGTATATTTTTTTACATGACACCAAGAATATTTGTAAACAGGGCCGGAAAACACTTCCGAGAAGCCACGTCCACCTCCACTTCCAATTCCGGTGCCGCAAGACCCTGACCCCCAACCAATCGAGTAAGTTCAAAAAGCTCCTCCGATGCCTGTTTGAATTGCAAGAGCTTAATTAAAACTAGAACCTACATCACAATTCACATGTACAGGTCACCGTTTAATAAAGGGAGAGGATTGAATGCGAAATTGTTGTGTGGGGATCTTTCGGATACCGATATATCATTTGTGAGCACCGGGAGGCCGAGTGCTGCAATGTACTACGATACTGATTTGAGCCCAACTCCCCGAAAATCAACAGCTTCAGATCGTGCCTTTGGATCACCGTATTATGGAAACAAGGGACCTGATATAGGTTACATGATTTCTTCTTCCTCGAGAAACAGTAAAGGATCAACTTCGTCACGAACAGTACTAATACTATTTCTTCTTTCTCCCCTGTCAATTTCCGGCGACATTTTCCGTTGctataaaaatatgttttctgAACAGGATGACGTGGATAGCGAAATGAGAAGACTAAAGATGGAACTCGAGAAAACAATGGAGATGTACAGCACAGCCTGCAAAGACGCACTGACAGCAAAACAAAAGGCTGGAGAACTTGAACAGTGGCGCGTGGAAGAAGCAAACAGACTAGAAGAGGCGACAACTGCAGAGCAAGAAGCACGAGAAGTGGcggagaaagaaaaagaaagataCAAAGCTTTAATGGCGAAAGCTAGAGCTTCTAGAAGAATCGCAGAAATAGAATCCCAGAAACGAGCGCTCGAACACCCAGAAGAAAAGCATCAGGAGTCGCATAAATACAGAAGATACACCATTGATGAGATCGAAAAAGCTACAGATTTCTTCGAGAAGGCAAGGAAGATCGGTGAAGGAGGGTATGGTCCGGTTTTCAAAGGCCGGCTTGACCAGATCCAAGTCGCAATTAAGGTTTTACGACCCGATGCTGCTCAAGGAAGATCACAATTTCAACAAGAGGTAATTagtattaataaattaaaaaaatcctaCTTAATTACTTATTgtaaaaaagtaaaaaatttcatatttttgtgATGATAGGTGGAAGTGTTAAGTTGTATGAGACATCCAAACATGGTTCTCCTCCTCGGAGCTTGCCCGGAATACGGTTGTTTAGTGTACGAATACATGGCTAACGGAAGCTTAGAAGACCGATTACTAAGAAGAGGAAACACCCCGCCGTTATCATGGCAACTCCGGTTCAAAATCGCGGTGGAGATAGCCACCGGAATCTTGTTCCTCCACCAAACGAAGCCGGAACCGATCGTTCACCGTGACCTGAAACCTGGAAacattcttcttgacaaaaactTCGTGAGTAAGATAAGTGACGTGGGACTAGCCAGGCTACTCCCAGCATCATCATTAACCGAAGATGTCACTCAGTATAGAATGACATCAGCGGCCGGGACGATGTGTTATATCGACCCGGAATATCAGCAGACCGGGCTACTTGGTGTTAAATCGGATGTTTATTCGTTAGGGATAATGTTGTTGCAGTTAGTTACGGCTAAACCGGCTATGGGTTTGACTCATCATGTTAGAAGGGCGATTAATAAAGGAACATTTGCCGAGATGTTGGATCCGACTGTGACTGATTGGCCAATTGATGAAGCGTTAGGATTTGCGAAATTGTCAATACAATGTGCGGAGTTGAGACGAAAAGATAGACCGGATCTCGGGAAGGAGGTGTTGCCGGAGCTTAACCGACTGAGAGATCTTGGTGTTGAAAATACGACTTCCGAAACGTCTCTCGACCCGGTTAGTTAAAACTTTTACTTTTATTGTTTTATGATGTAAGAATACGAGCAAAAAAGTATTATAATGGGGTTAACATGCATTTGATTAGACTAGGATGGGTgacaataaaagaaaaaaatacacATCTAAAATGTTTGAATAAGGTGGGGTTTGATCAACCTTTTATTGATATCTCACATGTACAAAATCAAAAGACATAAAAACCCtctaataattttaaaaataactttaaaaGGTTTTTACCGTCCTCTCCAATATATTCATGGCACATGCAACAAACGCACCCTAAGAAAATGTGGACTCAGTCTAACTTAAACCTAACAAATAGGATTGGTCTATGCAGGATGCATAAGTGCTTCAAGCATGACCGCACCATAGGCAGTTAACCTCATGTAACGAAACTAGATAAGTAGCTCAGTTCTTCTTGACAATTTTTTAGTTCGAATTCATTAGACCCAAGGCAAATTGAATGTTCTTCGAAGctcttttatttaataaatgaacgaacataaacATGATTTTTTGT
This window encodes:
- the LOC111911116 gene encoding LOW QUALITY PROTEIN: U-box domain-containing protein 35 (The sequence of the model RefSeq protein was modified relative to this genomic sequence to represent the inferred CDS: deleted 1 base in 1 codon); the encoded protein is MWKRGGSLHGGGGGDKLLRKGNNMVAVAIDKDKNSQHALKWTIEHLLTRGQTVVLIHVIRKPGNSNSSFLIFSLTSITRSMNHKPAIGNAGGGVDASAAIKQQYEKQTKDLFLTFHCFCTRKQIQCFDVILEDTNIAKVLAEYANYAAIEVLVLGASSRHGFIRFRSSDVPSHVMKSAPDFCTVYVISKGKISTAKKSSKSAPFPSPIREKIEELSINLEASVRRKDSISLRRPENTSEKPRPPPLPIPVPQDPDPQPIESPFNKGRGLNAKLLCGDLSDTDISFVSTGRPSAAMYYDTDLSPTPRKSTASDRAFGSPYYGNKGPDIGYMISSSSRNSKGSTSSRTVLILFLLSPLSISGDIFRCYKNMFSEQDDVDSEMRRLKMELEKTMEMYSTACKDALTAKQKAGELEQWRVEEANRLEEATTAEQEAREVAEKEKERYKALMAKARASRRIAEIESQKRALEHPEEKHQESHKYRRYTIDEIEKATDFFEKARKIGEGGYGPVFKGRLDQIQVAIKVLRPDAAQGRSQFQQEVEVLSCMRHPNMVLLLGACPEYGCLVYEYMANGSLEDRLLRRGNTPPLSWQLRFKIAVEIATGILFLHQTKPEPIVHRDLKPGNILLDKNFVSKISDVGLARLLPASSLTEDVTQYRMTSAAGTMCYIDPEYQQTGLLGVKSDVYSLGIMLLQLVTAKPAMGLTHHVRRAINKGTFAEMLDPTVTDWPIDEALGFAKLSIQCAELRRKDRPDLGKEVLPELNRLRDLGVENTTSETSLDPDA
- the LOC111911117 gene encoding acetolactate synthase small subunit 2, chloroplastic, with the protein product MAAAVTTYSGLFHGRRAPSFKSPSSNILPPSKTIGGLSTLFSHDLSPEQKKCEIKKLSVQASSGTISTAVESAPSMARPKVRRHTISVFVGDESGMINRIAGVFARRGYNIESLAVGLNKDKALFTIVVSGTEKVLQQVMKQLLKLVNVLKVEDISKEPQVERELMLIKINADPSYRLEVKWLVDIFRARIVDISQDSLTIEVTGDPGKMVAVQRNLSKFGIREVARTGKIALRREKMGESAPFWRFSAASYPDLETPLQTKTKTEYLDTDTSVGGDVYPVESNDDYAFNQVLDAHWGVLNEEDTTGLRSHTLSMIVNDSPGVLNIVTGVFARRGYNIQSLAVGHAEVEGRSRITTVVPGTDESISKLVQQLYKLIEVHDVIDLTSMPFAERELMLIKVAVNSTARRNVLDIASIFRAKPVDVSDHTITLEVTGDINKMVALQRLLEPCGICEVARTGRVALTRESGVDSSYLRGYSYPV